One window of the Kwoniella dejecticola CBS 10117 chromosome 3, complete sequence genome contains the following:
- a CDS encoding DNA repair protein rad18 yields MDMSNHPLLASMDEPPPFPANYTQLRRLDRSVVCQICKEPFQAPVSIACGHSFCSSCIRSSLDVLKKCPSCNEPASEGSIRRNRALEEITDAWEESRPIIHELAQPPIVRKRPAPESSSKPSSSSNTKRLKPSSREASGSRSQSPTKSRTSNEDHVQLRQEELLDDEEEEDDIQELTENDEAPCPICQATLPISSIPMHIEKGCPPPKAKMNGAKKGNQKADWRKVFSGQGTTGKAKDVEMKRIIKPNYSIASPADLRAILSEYSLPTTGDKAALTSRVQEWIILFNSNLDTSHPSSISALRAKLSDLEASKRRDKEKGKDEMIAQLGQKGGLQKYAKDKRSEFDRLRQEIIERDKRRKDEEEGKGGRENAIEVE; encoded by the exons ATGGACATGTCCAACCATCCCCTTCTGGCGTCGATGGATGAGCCTCCTCCGTTCCCTGCCAACTACACTCAACTCAGGAGACTGGACCGATCCGTCGTCTGTCAGATATGTAAAGAACCGTTCCAGGCTCCCGTCTCGATAGCTTGTGGCCATTCATTCTGTTCATCA TGCATACGCTCATCTTTGGACGTACTGAAGAAATGCCCATCATGCAATGAACCTGCATCAGAGGGATCAATACGGCGAAACAGAGCACTCGAGGAAATCACCGATGCATGGGAAgaatcaag GCCCATAATTCACGAACTGGCTCAACCGCCTATTGTGAGGAAACGGCCCGCGCCTGAGTCAAGCTCGAAaccttcctcatcaagcaataCCAAAAGGCTAAAACCAAGTTCGAGGGAAGCTAGTGGAAGTAGATCGCAGAGTCCCACCAAGTCTCGGACTTCCAACGAGGATCACGTCCAGCTCCGACAGGAGGAGCTGctagatgacgaagaagaggaggacgatatCCAGGAATTGACCGAAAACG ATGAAGCTCCTTGTCCAATATGTCAAGCCACGTTACCCATCTCATCTATACCCATGCACATCGAAAAAGGATGTCCGCCGCcaaaggcgaagatgaacGGCGCGAAGAAGGGGAATCAGAAAGCAGATTGGCGAAAGGTGTTCTCGGGTCAAGGGACAACCgggaaagcgaaaga TGTCGAAATGAAACGAATAATCAAGCCGAATTACTCCATCGCTTCTCCAGCCGATCTAAGGGCGATACTATCG GAGTACTCGCTGCCCACAACAGGTGATAAAGCCGCGTTGACAAGTAGAGTTCAAGAATGGATCATCCTTTTTAACTCAAATCTCGATACCTCTCACCCGTCTTCTATCTCTGCGCTAAGAGCGAAATTATCCGATTTGGAAGCGTCGAAGCGAAGGGAtaaggagaaaggaaaagatgagatgatcgCCCAGTTAGGTCAGAAGGGGGGATTGCAGAAGTACGCGAAAGATAAGCGAAGCGAATTCGACCGATTGAGGCAGGAGATTATAGAGAGGgacaagagaaggaaagatgaagaagagggaaagggcGGGAGGGAGAACGCGATTGAGGTGGAGTAG
- a CDS encoding septum formation protein Maf, with protein MGKAPSKSTSRASCVGPKALPLPIFDKLRDRRVILASASPRRKEIFATSDFYPEIVPSTFAEDLPHSRFQGRLADYPIATGAEKAMEVYERLVKDNEYDPPDLVISADTVVIFPPEKDTAEGGQFHGEISEVLEKPINKDEQARSLSLMAGRQCEVITGVSIVYPTIEAPGFKVQSISASTLVQFYDNSDETIRAYVDSGEGIDRAGGFAIQGLGGVLIEKIDGDYNNCVGFPSAAFWRWISELDADGVFDEAWRE; from the exons ATGGGAAAAGCACCTTCGAAATCTACCAGCCGAGCATCATGCGTCGGACCAAAAGCTCTACCTTTACCGATTTTCGACAAGCTGCGAGATAGGAGAGTGATCTTGGCTTCAGCTAGTccaaggaggaaagagatctTTGCGACTTCA GACTTCTACCCAGAGATCGTCCCTTCGACATTCGCGGAAGACTTGCCGCACTCGAGATTCCAAGGTAGATTGGCGGACTATCCAATTGCAACTGGTGCCGAGAAG GCAATGGAAGTGTATGAGCGGTTGGTGAAGGACAATGAATATGATCCGCCTGATCTAGTGATTTCTG CCGACACGGTGGTCATTTTCCCGCCGGAGAAGGACACGGCGGAAGGCGGACAGTTCCATGGAGAGATATCTGAAGTCCTGGAGAAACCTATAAATAAGGATGAGCAG GCAAGGAGTCTTTCGTTGATGGCTGGACGACAGTGTGAGGTGATCACAGGTGTGTCTATAG TGTATCCTACAATTGAAGCTCCTGGGTTCAAGGTGCA ATCGATATCTGCTTCGACCCTGGTGCAGTTCTACGACAACTCC GACGAAACGATAAGAGCTTATGTGGATTCGGGGGAAGGTATAGATCGAGCAGGGGGCTTCGCAATACAG GGTCTGGGAGGTGTACTGATAGAGAAGATAGATGGCGATTATAACAATTGCGTTGG TTTCCCCTCGGCTGCATTCTGGAGGTGGATCTCGGAACTCGATGCAGATGGTGTATTCGATGAGGCATGGAGAGAGTAG